From a single Porites lutea chromosome 10, jaPorLute2.1, whole genome shotgun sequence genomic region:
- the LOC140951254 gene encoding uncharacterized protein yields the protein MKMFSAMILALGFTFVCPAIGEDHERNYTSKSLKIAWTEKPPYAFTSQTTEDKFIGFIREAIWQYLVDCGEARGISYQINTSEFGSELKMVESLKNNQVHIAAPIFELTNNRTYSKFPFLELDHYPGTEYITNEEQINALSVVLDAVKSSWPLFAVTLVLTAIAGIVMWALDTYWNSEEFPRSFIRGSWDGFWWSFISMTTVGYGDKTPKSVVGRIFSIIWIQLGLVIMAIFMAHITSALTVLNLEMGLGSLAGKKVAVLGNGTEFQHARYLDARPEVYYKIEDIIEALQAKKVEGMLLDSYTASFYQSREKLESLVTVKKFELRRYVGILISEEKKDLANCLENHRPSILRHVQTVTSTFKLTQQMPMKLFDPFDESSVKGYLFSSLGVLAGLIVFGAVWDIFSRMTTRLRQKVARVNIELTKREISEVEKDGDATSCDDLEIAQSLLRRLQEHFDKMEESFKKQREKGK from the exons ATGAAAATGTTTTCAGCGATGATTTTAGCGCTTGGTTTCACTTTCGTCTGTCCAGCCATCGGTGAAGACCATGAAAGGAACTATACCTCGAAGTCATTAAAAATAGCATGGACAGAAAAGCCTCCGTACGCATTTACATCACAAACTACAGAGGACAAATTTATCGGATTTATTAGAGAAGCAATATGGCAGTACCTAGTCGATTGTGGTGAGGCTAGAGGAATCAGTTACCAAATAAATACTTCCGAATTCGGAAGTGAGTTAAAAATGGTTGAATCACTGAAGAACAATCAAGTCCACATCGCTGCTCCAATATTTGAGCTCACAAATAATCGCACATACAGTAAATTTCCTTTTCTCGAACTGGATCATTACCCTGGAACCGAATATATCACTAATGAAGAACAAATTAATGCACTCAGTGTTGTGTTGGACGCTGTCAAGAGCTCGTGGCCTCTGTTCGCCGTTACTCTAGTTCTCACAGCCATAGCTGGCATTGTTATGTGGGCGCTG GACACTTACTGGAACAGTGAAGAATTTCCTCGCTCATTCATAAGGGGGTCATGGGATGGATTTTGGTGGTCTTTCATTTCTATGACAACAGTCGG CTATGGCGACAAAACTCCAAAGTCAGTAGTTGGCCGCATTTTCTCCATCATTTGGATTCAGCTGGGTCTCGTCATTATGGCGATCTTCATGGCTCATATCACATCAGCTTTGACAGTTTTGAATCTGGAAATGGGACTCGGTAGTCTTGCTGGTAAAAAG GTTGCAGTTTTAGGAAATGGAACAGAATTCCAGCATGCCCGTTACCTAGATGCTCGCCCTGAag TATACTACAAAATTGAAGACATCATTGAAGCATTACAAGCAAAAAAGGTAGAGGGAATGTTGTTGGACAGTTACACAGCTTCTTTTTATCAGTCACGTGAAAAATTGGAATCACTTGTCACCGTTAAGAAGTTCGAACTCCGAAGATACGTTGGAATATTGATTTCTGAGGAAAAGAAAGACCTCGCAAATTGCCTGGAAAATCATCGGCCAAGCATTTTGAGACATGTTCAGACCGTAACTTCTACTTTTAAG TTAACCCAACAGATGCCCATGAAACTCTTTGACCCCTTTGATGAGTCTTCAGTTAAAGGATACCTATTTAGTTCTCTTGGAGTGTTGGCAGGATTAATTGTTTTTGGAGCCGTATGGGATATCTTTAGCCGCATGACAACGAGACTTCGACAAAAGGTGGCTCGCGTCAATATTG AGTTGACGAAACGCGAGATTTCAGAAGTGGAAAAAGATGGAGATGCTACTTCATGCGACGACCTGGAGATCGCACAATCACTTCTTCGACGATTACAAGAGCATTTCGATAAGATGGAggaaagcttcaaaaaacagcgagagaaaggaaaataa
- the LOC140949855 gene encoding uncharacterized protein — translation MLLTAIAGVIVWALDSRGNSDEFSRSFLKGSWEGFWWSFVSMTTVGYGDKTPKSNIARVVSVMWILTGVISMAVFVAHVTSVLTSYTLEQDDVTIKGKKVALLQNQSEYYWAEQEGAIPIAYETVDKTEAAVKAKEVEGILIDHYTAFYYFTVNGTFKTLFSRKKIEVSQGVTVIVAREHEELVDCLSLNRPAMISAVQAITNTYKLNLKTAPRGDTSLQIDSPQVYLAIYLLSGVLGILVIFGLVWEILYNKKKVKQTESDPGIFTEATKACKFTRETSTIGPNSTTEGDQLIAWLKDYIDRIQKGSREKAQERV, via the exons ATGCTCCTGACGGCCATTGCAGGAGTGATAGTCTGGGCACTG GACTCGCGCGGGAATAGTGACGAGTTTTCACGATCGTTCCTTAAAGGATCCTGGGAAGGATTCTGGTGGTCATTTGTCTCCATGACAACGGTTGG ATACGGTGACAAAACCCCTAAGTCAAACATTGCACGTGTTGTGTCTGTGATGTGGATATTAACTGGAGTAATTTCCATGGCCGTTTTTGTAGCTCATGTCACCTCTGTGCTGACGTCGTACACCCTGGAGCAGGACGATGTGactataaagggaaaaaag GTGGCGCTTTTGCAAAATCAATCGGAATATTACTGGGCGGAACAGGAAGGAGCTATACCCATAG cTTATGAAACAGTTGACAAGACGGAAGCGGCCGTGAAAGCAAAGGAGGTTGAAGGAATCCTAATTGACCATTACACAGCATTTTATTACTTCACAGTGAACGGCACCTTTAAGACTTTATTCTCAAGAAAAAAGATAGAAGTTTCGCAAGGAGTTACCGTAATAGTTGCACGAGAACATGAAGAACTTGTAGACTGCTTGAGTTTAAACCGTCCAGCTATGATCTCTGCGGTTCAGGCCATCACTAATACATACAAG CTCAATCTGAAGACGGCGCCTCGTGGGGACACTTCTTTGCAGATAGACTCCCCGCAAGTCTACTTAGCGATTTATCTTCTTTCCGGCGTATTGGGCATTTTAGTGATCTTTGGGTTAGTCTGGGAAATACTCTacaacaaaaagaaagtaaagCAAACGGAATCAGATCCAG GTATTTTCACAGAAGCAACCAAAGCCTGCAAATTTACAAGAGAGACTAGCACTATTGGTCCGAACAGTACAACCGAGGGTGACCAGCTAATTGCATGGCTGAAGGATTACATCGATAGAATACAAAAAGGATCCAGGGAAAAGGCACAAGAAAGAGTCTAG
- the LOC140950860 gene encoding neuromedin-U receptor 2-like: MAEYVESLEYALYYSSIPFLVIGFIGNVLLIRIVHKTGEMHTPTNFLLASMAASDIITILLWSFYFFEFAKFVCKFVVLIEISIKVSSITLTVLAIERYNAILTPFRAGLWLTQDKIKYTICFIWFSSLVICFPEFFLKEWSETEETCIGPWTFYMSQASEIYTVINITIVFLEMVTICYCYGCLMRELYFSNRVYPQTERDASSEKKKLVITLMISTTLFSIAFAPVVVFYAIVATRNNEQLDQDYELYAILVGVFDFMFVFAVSFNPIIYGFRVTKFREEFKNIILCRRMTSPLDVNHSRDSMSLGEARAGSGSSFEPPKRF; encoded by the coding sequence ATGGCTGAATACGTAGAATCCCTGGAATACGCTCTTTATTATTCAAGCATTCCATTTCTCGTCATTGGCTTTATCGGCAATGTGTTGCTTATTCGAATTGTGCACAAGACAGGAGAAATGCATACCCCGACAAATTTTCTTTTGGCGAGCATGGCTGCTAGCGATATCATCACCATTTTGCTCTGGTCGTTCTACTTCTTTGAATTTGCCAAATTCGTTTGCAAATTTGTCGTTCTTATTGAAATCTCCATAAAGGTATCTTCTATCACTCTTACGGTGCTAGCAATAGAAAGATACAACGCTATATTGACGCCATTCAGAGCAGGTTTGTGGTTAACTCAAGACAAAATCAAGTACACCATCTGTTTCATTTGGTTCTCAAGCCTTGTTATTTGTTTCCcagaattttttcttaaagaatgGAGTGAGACAGAGGAGACATGCATCGGTCCATGGACCTTTTACATGAGTCAAGCAAGCGAAATTTATACGGTCATAAATATAACAattgttttccttgaaatgGTGACCATATGTTACTGCTATGGATGCTTGATGAGGGAACTGTACTTTTCTAACAGAGTTTACCCGCAAACAGAAAGAGATGCATCGTcggagaaaaagaaactcgtcATCACTTTGATGATTTCAACAACACTATTCTCTATTGCCTTTGCACCAGTTGTAGTTTTTTACGCAATTGTAGCTACACGAAATAATGAACAGTTAGATCAAGACTATGAGTTATACGCTATTCTTGTGGGTGTATTCGATTTCATGTTTGTTTTCGCTGTGAGTTTCAACCCGATTATTTACGGTTTTCGCGTTACAAAATTCCGAGAagagtttaaaaacataatTCTCTGCCGGAGAATGACATCACCGCTGGATGTGAATCATTCACGGGATTCAATGAGCTTGGGCGAAGCCAGGGCTGGTTCGGGTAGTTCGTTCGAACCCCCTAAACGTTTTTAA